The genomic region CGGATTTGCTGGATACTGGTGCGACTGGAAAAAGGCGACCCGGAACCTTCGAGCCGTGGAGAGTGCACTTGCGGTTCCGCAAAATCATGTAACAGTGATCCCCGATGTAGGTCGAGAGTGATCTCACTTAAGGAGGCTAGTTGACTAGAGGAGAAAGATCGTGCACTacattttgcttttccttcgcgGATTGGAGAATCTtgaactttttacgttcagCGAATTTCGTTGACCCAGAATTCCTTCACCATGTCGGCAGCCTTCTCACCAATCATGAACACGACCGCATTGGTATGCGACGCTGGAATGGTGGGAATGATCGATGCGTCCACAACGCGCAGTCCGCGAATGCCGTACACTTGCAGTTGCGGATTGACCACCGCTTCCGGGTCGGTTGTGGGGCCCATCTTGCAAGTACCACactggaaatggaaagaacgTTGAACGTCAGTGAACTCAAACCTCACAACGGTGTGCGACCCTTACCTGATGCTGCAACGAGCTACCGATTCGCCGAATGGCACACTCCCAGTATTCGTCACTCCGGAAGCGATGGCCCTCGCATCCCAGAAATGGGGTGGTGTGTAGTTTGGCCCCGAACGATCGGAAGTGACGGGACTCTACCAGGGTCACCGTCAGCTTCGCACCCTCGCGAAGTACCGCCAAGTCGTCGTAGTTTCCGAAGAAGTTCCCATCCATCCGCGGCCAACGGAATGGGTTGGCGCTCTTCAGGTAAATCCGGCCGCGGCTCTTCGGGCGCATCAGGATCGGAGAGATGGCGAATGCATGCTTGCCAAGGATAGTTCCATACGTCCGGTGGTAAAACTCGTCCGTGATGCCGATGGTTTCCCGCAGCGAACCCGACTCGTCGTTGTTGTACGCACCGGTTCCCATCACTAGCTCAATGTCCGGGTAGTCCGATGCTGGGTAAGAATCATTGGAATGGAACATTAATGTTTACTCCTCAATCCTCGATAAAGTTTACTCACGTGTGTAGCTGATGTTGGTCTTCACGAACGCCACACCTTCAGCTCCTCCGGGAACGGTGAATGGTCCACGGCCGAATAGAAGGTAATCGAAGATGTACTTTGGTGAACGCATGTCACGCTCCCGCACGGTAACGGGCTGGTTCACGGGAAACACCAGCCCAGGCAGGTTCACGTGATCCTGCAGATTATACCCGACTGGTAGGTCTTGTACGACAGGTACTCCGACTTGCTGCAGATGTTCGCGCGGACCCACGCCCGAAAGCATCAGAAGTTGCGGGGAAGCGATTGCACCGGCCGCTAGGATCACTTCCTTGCGCGCACGGATCACGTAGCGCCGCTTGTGCTTGATGAACTCCACACCGTACGCAAGCTTCGTCAGAGGATCGATCAAGATCTTCGTAACGCGAGAGTTCATCGAGATGTCCAGGTTTGGACGTCGTGCGGCAGGTACCAGGTATGCCTTTGCCGCACTGCACCTTCTACCGTTGCGCATCGTTGCCTGGGCCTTACCGAACCCGAGCTGAATCTCGCCGTTCGAGTCCGTCTCGAGGTAACCGAGTTCCTTACCGGCGTCAATGAAGCGCCTCAGCAGAGGCGTTTCGAACGAAGACTCTTCCACGTCCACCGGACCGACGGTGGATCGGTACGGGGACGAGCGTAAAGAGGGAATTTTAACTCGCTCCGACTTTTTGAAGTACTCCAGCACATCTCGATAACCCCATCCCGGATTGCCCGCCTGTTCCCATCCGTCGTAGTCACGTCGATGTCCACGGGTGTAGATGAGAAAGTTGATCAGACTTGTTCCACCGAGTCCACGGCCCTTTGGCCAATTGCAAACGCCACCCTTCAGACCGAGACAGGCGCCCTCCATTGGATCCGCCTTGTAACCCCAGTTGTAACCTGAACAAATGATATggaagtattaaaaaaaatattattatttaattaaagtacGTATTTTActataatattttaataaaaaagagtgcgttgtaataaattttcggcggcaattttttttaacagcCACCCAACGGTTCCAATTATTTGAATTCGCTTTTGCAGAGTTTTGCAGAACTAATGTCGGAGCAGTACAAGAGAACGAACTAACCGTCTGACGCACACAGAATAGAATATGAGAACAAGCGAGAGCGCGTACtgcagaaaagaaagaaagggtCGTGCCAAGCGTTCCAAGAAATAGGGATGCTATTTTTAGAAGTTTCAATGGACGTTTATCCATCGCTAAAACTAAAATGGCTTGCACGAACTATATATATGATTACTGTTAGCACTTTTCTCGGGTAGTCTGCTATTTCCCATGGTTGAATGGGGGAAGTTACCATGAACAACATTGCAAGCTATTGCTAAAACTTGTCGTTTTCAATCGCCGTATTCAatcattataaaataaaaagggttATGTTTTCAAGTACTGATTGTTAACAGAAAAATCCCTTGACCAGGGAATAGATTCGACTactttttgctaatttttgtgaacagtttttattgaataaatttacctagtttttttgtatggcTCTTTTCTATCATTAGATAAATATAATCTTTAACCCTCAGATCTACAACCACCTAGCTGAGTAAGTTTGacccttttattttgcaattacttcgAATTGAACTGTTGTATCGAAATTCCTGCAATGCATCAAGCAACATGTTTGCTATCTTTTTGCCGAAAaccgattttttatttttattctaatttgtttttcaccagTTTTCGATTTATACCCCttaaatctacaaccgcctaacCGAGTaagtcatacgttttgtacgggagttttttttttctgtaccaaGGCATACCACCAGTA from Anopheles coustani chromosome 3, idAnoCousDA_361_x.2, whole genome shotgun sequence harbors:
- the LOC131262288 gene encoding glucose dehydrogenase [FAD, quinone]-like, whose translation is MGEDSNEFRAELVASTLYFIASFVLILYYCPKIEASESTFFQTLFDETSALFNNASDRIPDTNIFRKEYDFIVIGAGSGGSVMANRLTELREWNVLLLEAGKEGNMLTEVPLTAGLTTITGYNWGYKADPMEGACLGLKGGVCNWPKGRGLGGTSLINFLIYTRGHRRDYDGWEQAGNPGWGYRDVLEYFKKSERVKIPSLRSSPYRSTVGPVDVEESSFETPLLRRFIDAGKELGYLETDSNGEIQLGFGKAQATMRNGRRCSAAKAYLVPAARRPNLDISMNSRVTKILIDPLTKLAYGVEFIKHKRRYVIRARKEVILAAGAIASPQLLMLSGVGPREHLQQVGVPVVQDLPVGYNLQDHVNLPGLVFPVNQPVTVRERDMRSPKYIFDYLLFGRGPFTVPGGAEGVAFVKTNISYTPSDYPDIELVMGTGAYNNDESGSLRETIGITDEFYHRTYGTILGKHAFAISPILMRPKSRGRIYLKSANPFRWPRMDGNFFGNYDDLAVLREGAKLTVTLVESRHFRSFGAKLHTTPFLGCEGHRFRSDEYWECAIRRIGSSLQHQCGTCKMGPTTDPEAVVNPQLQVYGIRGLRVVDASIIPTIPASHTNAVVFMIGEKAADMVKEFWVNEIR